From a single Cotesia glomerata isolate CgM1 linkage group LG6, MPM_Cglom_v2.3, whole genome shotgun sequence genomic region:
- the LOC123268103 gene encoding uncharacterized protein LOC123268103: MDRKYSRGTSLRACRTRKRKPLCNLGRRKSDTSFASASAAKLHKATTEDVIIGNTYGYCILEFFSVFTALSSVIVCSTCKKSINFSRTAARGLGFQITLKCSCPNEHYINLSPSINKAFEINRRIVAVMRLLGVGREGINIFCSMMDICHGVSISMYYLCMDQLYKAASSVYESVISKAVEEEKELMQKHEPDTDSTHLTVSGDGTWKKRGFNSLFGVTTLVGKYSKKVIDTVVKSSFCQGCNLWKGKKNSDIEAYNDWYEEHQDTCTINHKGSSGKMEVDSVVEMFSRSEDKHGVKLVKYIGDGDSKTFKGILDINPYDGDPVVIKKECVGHVQKRMGSRLRKAKKNNTGIGGKGPGKLTDKVINELSLYYGLAIRRNPESVENMKNEGSSSWCKWQVAEAEETLDEFQHNNPPLTEAVQKVIKPIYEDLSSESLLERCLGSETQNNNESLNSLIWTFAPKHIHAGTHTIEIANFIAVCIFNEGFLPVLRILSLMGITIGPESHAFVNKRDQVRINRSEVRATEASKETRTAKSSERASLNMTFEFEEGTLYGAGIAD, translated from the exons ATGGATAGAAAATATAGTCGAGGTACGAGTCTTCGTGCATGTAGAACGAGGAAACGTAAACCTCTATGTAATCTGGGTCGTAGGAAGTCGGATACTAGCTTTGCAAGTGCCTCTGCAGCTAAGCTACACAAGGCAACGACAGAAGATGTTATAATTGGAAATACATACGGGTATTGTatcttggaatttttttcagtgtttaCGGCTTTATCTTCAGTGATTGTGTGTAGTACATGCaagaaaagtataaatttttcgcGAACTGCAGCACGTGGATTGGGATTCCAGATCACATTGAAGTGTAGTTGTCCAAATGAACATTATATCAATTTATCACCATCTATCAATAAagcttttgaaattaatcgtAGAATTGTTGCTGTAATGAGGCTTTTAGGGGTTGGGAGAGAAGGTATAAATATCTTTTGTAGCATGATGGATATTTGCCACGGGGTGTCAATAAGTATGTATTACCTTTGTATGGACCAACTGTATAAGGCAGCATCTTCAGTATACGAATCTGTCATTTCCAAAGCTGTTGAGGAAGAAAAAGAATTGATGCAAAAGCATGAACCTGATACTGACTCCACGCATCTTACTGTGTCAGGTGACGGGACGTGGAAGAAGCGCGGTTTCAACTCACTGTTTGGAGTTACTACTCTAGTGGGAAAATATAGTAAAAAGGTTATTGATACTGTAGTAAAATCAAGCTTCTGCCAAGGATGTAATTTATggaaaggtaaaaaaaattcagacatTGAAGCTTATAATGATTGGTACGAAGAGCATCAAGATACGTGTACCATCAATCATAAAGGAAGTTCCGGTAAAATGGAGGTGGACTCGGTCGTTGAAATGTTTAGTCGTTCGGAGGATAAACATGGGGTAAAGCTTGTCAAATACATCGGTGACGGTGACTCTAAAACTTTTAAAGGGATTCTTGATATAAACCCATACGATGGTGATCCTGTAGTCATAAAAAAAGAGTGTGTAGGTCATGTCCAGAAGAGGATGGGATCCCGTTTGCggaaagcaaaaaaaaataataccgGTATTGGTGGTAAAGGTCCTGGAAAGCTAACTGATAAAGTTATAAATGAGCTAAGTCTCTATTATGGTTTAGCCATTCGAAGAAATCCAGAGTCCgtagaaaatatgaaaaatgag GGTTCATCGAGTTGGTGTAAGTGGCAGGTCGCTGAAGCTGAAGAAACTTTGGATGAATTTCAGCATAATAATCCTCCTTTAACTGAAGCAGTTCAGAAAGTTATTAAGCCAATATACGAAGATTTGTCTTCAGAAAGCTTGCTGGAAAGATGCTTGGGCTCAGAAACTCAGAATAATAACGAGTCTTTAAATTCACTCATCTGGACCTTCGCACCCAAGCATATTCATGCTGGTACCCATACAATTGAAATTGCTAATTTCATTGCggtatgtatatttaatgaaggATTTTTACCAGTTTTAAGGATTTTATCATTAATGGGAATAACAATTGGGCCAGAATCTCACGCATTCGTGAACAAACGTGATCAAGTCCGAATTAACAGGTCCGAGGTACGAGCTACTGAGGCTTCCAAGGAAACTAGAACTGCTAAATCATCTGAAAGAGCTTCACTAAATATGACATTTGAATTCGAAGAAGGTACTTTGTACGGAGCAGGGATAGCTGATTAA